From a region of the Corvus cornix cornix isolate S_Up_H32 chromosome 2, ASM73873v5, whole genome shotgun sequence genome:
- the LOC120411754 gene encoding cadherin EGF LAG seven-pass G-type receptor 1-like — translation MGRGRRGGCGLLPVLLLLPLLGGAAGSGCGGFPRLLRFSGQVPENSPAGTRVRGLRMPLRGLLCPGEPAGEWALEGDGASRFSLQRRPGGGRGLLLLHTAEPLDREAQPEYELRLRRRAGRSPRQALLRVRVLDRNDHRPRLPPARPLEVDELVPLGTEVARLRASDGDEGANARLTYRSWPPGAGSRLLFVVPRSGQVLTVGSLLGLRRLRLCVAALDHGRPRPLRSPARCLRLAVRGRGAAGGAGRRRGPRSLQPPPELPPGSGARRYTARLTPGVRVGDTVFTVPTSRDREAGGWFELASPGATPVGVDRTSGRLYLRRELRAGGRAEVLVKVHRGGGGGSGPGRAGEGGQDGVGSPRGFAPGGSG, via the coding sequence AtgggccgggggcggcggggcggctgCGGGCTGCTCCcggtcctgctgctgctgccgctgctcgGCGGGGCGGCGGGGTCCGGGTGCGGGGGCTTCCCCCGCCTGCTGCGCTTCTCCGGGCAGGTGCCCGAGAACAGCCCGGCGGGGACGCGTGTGCGGGGCTTGCGGATGCCGCTGCGGGGGCTGCTGTGCCCCGGGGAGCCGGCCGGGGAGTGGGCGCTGGAAGGCGACGGCGCCTCCCGCTTCTCCCTCCAGCGGCGGcccggcggcggccgggggctgctgctgctccacacgGCCGAGCCCCTGGACCGGGAGGCGCAGCCCGAGTACGAGCTCCGGCTGCGGCGGCGGGCGGGACGGTCCCCCCGGCAGGCGCTGCTGCGGGTCCGGGTCCTGGACCGCAACGACCACCGGCCGCGGCTGCCGCCGGCGCGGCCGCTGGAGGTGGACGAGCTGGTCCCGCTGGGCACGGAGGTGGCCCGGCTCCGCGCCTCGGACGGCGACGAGGGCGCCAACGCGCGCCTCACCTACCGCTCCTGGCCGCCGGGCGCCGGCAGCCGCCTGCTCTTCGTGGTGCCCCGCAGCGGGCAGGTGCTGACCGTGGGCTCGCTGCTGGGGCTGCGCCGGCTCCGCCTCTGCGTGGCGGCTCTGGACCACGGGCGGCCGCGGCCGCTGCGCAGCCCCGCGCGGTGCCTGCGCCTGGCCGTgcgcgggcggggggcggcgggcggcgcggggcggcggcgggggccgcgATCGCTGCAGCCGCCGCCCGAGCTGCCGCCGGGATCCGGGGCCCGGCGCTACACGGCCCGCCTGACCCCCGGGGTGCGGGTGGGCGACACCGTCTTCACCGTCCCGACGAGCCGAGACCGGGAGGCGGGCGGCTGGTTCGAGCTGGCCTCTCCCGGCGCCACTCCCGTGGGGGTCGACAGGACGTCGGGGCGGCTCTACCTGCGGCGGGAGCTGCGAGCGGGCGGCCGGGCGGAGGTGCTGGTCAAGGTGCACCGCGGCGGCGGAGGAGGTAGCGGTCCGGGACGGGCCGGGGAGGGTGGTCAGGATGGGGTCGGTTCTCCCCGCGGCTTTGCCCCGGGTGGGTCGGGATGA